A region of Saccharomyces kudriavzevii IFO 1802 strain IFO1802 genome assembly, chromosome: 14 DNA encodes the following proteins:
- the BOR1 gene encoding Bor1p (similar to Saccharomyces cerevisiae BOR1 (YNL275W); ancestral locus Anc_1.73), producing MSKEDSRITVSRGLTISRACTHTSDATNEEPDGESSVSERRNDEESHEKSSRRRLPKLGMGIWLDLKDRLPYYKSDWADALDYRVIPSVVDTYFNNLLPAIAFAQDMFDRTDNSYGVNEVLLSSAMAGIVFGILAGQPLCVVGVTGPISIFNYTVYEIIKPLNTNYFGFMFWICMWSMIFHLLLAFTNAVCLLQYVTTFPCDIFGLFINVVYIQKGIQILTRQFEIKPGEKSVQNGFSSVVVALLMTAFGLFFKLFHHYPLFTHKIRTFISDYSTALSVLFWSSFTHFGGYLQDVQFKKLPITKSFFPTSKTNRPQGTWLAYEPIPAKYVFIALPFGIILTILFYFDHNVSSLMAQRHQYKLKKPSSFHYDFALLGLTTCISGVLGIPAPNGLIPQAPLHTEALLVRDSNQKVVRCVEQRFTNTFQGLMILGTMTRPLLVCLGEIPQAVLSGLFFIMGINGLMTNTIVNRLVFLFSDRTRRDNNSTLVRVSRKSMVVFLCFSLAGFAGEFAITNTIAAIGFPLVLLLSVLVSFSFPYIFPSEELDILDTNVAQKFTIKNLLLENIRDANFRCTHND from the coding sequence ATGTCAAAAGAGGACTCACGGATCACTGTTAGTCGCGGTTTGACAATCTCCAGAGCATGCACACACACATCCGACGCAACGAATGAAGAGCCAGATGGCGAATCATCTGTATCAGAGCGTagaaatgatgaagagagTCACGAAAAATCATCTCGACGTCGACTTCCAAAGCTGGGTATGGGCATATGGCTTGATTTAAAGGATAGACTGCCGTACTATAAGTCAGATTGGGCAGATGCCCTTGATTACAGAGTTATTCCCTCCGTTGTGGACACGTACTTCAACAATTTGCTTCCCGCCATCGCTTTTGCACAGGATATGTTTGACAGAACTGATAACTCATATGGTGTGAATGAGGTGCTTTTATCAAGTGCCATGGCCGGTATTGTATTTGGCATTCTTGCTGGACAGCCTTTATGTGTAGTAGGTGTCACTGGCCCCATTTCCATCTTTAATTACACGGTCTATGAAATTATAAAGCCTCTAAATACCAACTATTTTGGGTTCATGTTCTGGATTTGTATGTGGTCCATGATCTTCCATCTACTTTTGGCATTTACCAATGCCGTTTGCCTTCTACAGTACGTGACCACGTTCCCATGCGACATATTTGGCTTATTTATTAATGTGGTTTATATTCAGAAAGGAATACAGATCCTAACAAGACAGTTTGAAATCAAGCCGGGGGAAAAATCGGTACAAAATGGATTTTCTAGTGTTGTGGTGGCATTACTTATGACAGCTTTTGGACTCTTCTTCAAGCTATTTCATCATTACCCTTTATTCACCCATAAAATAAGGACTTTCATATCTGATTATTCGACGGCACTTTCAGTGTTATTCTGGTCTTCCTTCACGCATTTTGGCGGTTACTTGCAAGACGTTCagttcaagaaattacCTATAACAAAATCCTTTTTCCCCACTTCCAAAACCAATAGGCCCCAAGGCACTTGGTTAGCCTATGAGCCGATTCCCGCCAAATACGTTTTCATTGCTTTACCATTCGGTATAATCTTGacaattttattttactTTGACCATAACGTATCGTCATTGATGGCGCAGAGACACCAGtacaaattgaaaaaaccGTCCTCTTTTCATTATGATTTCGCACTACTGGGACTCACCACATGCATCAGCGGGGTTTTAGGGATTCCTGCGCCCAATGGATTGATACCTCAAGCACCATTGCATACGGAGGCGTTATTAGTTCGGgattcaaatcaaaaggTTGTCAGGTGTGTAGAACAAAGGTTCACGAATACGTTTCAGGGACTAATGATTTTGGGAACGATGACAAGACCTTTATTGGTATGCTTGGGGGAAATTCCTCAGGCGGTACTTTCTGGATTGTTTTTCATCATGGGAATCAATGGTCTGATGACGAATACTATTGTAAATCGATTGGTTTTCCTATTTTCGGACCGGACGAGAAGGGATAATAACTCGACCTTAGTGAGAGTATCCAGGAAGTCAATGGTAGTATTTCTCTGTTTTAGTTTAGCGGGGTTTGCTGGTGAATTTGCCATCACAAATACAATAGCCGCCATTGGATTCCCTTTGGTGCTGCTTTTAAGCGTACTAGTGTCTTTTTCCTTCCCTTATATCTTTCCCAGTGAAGAATTAGATATTCTTGATACCAATGTGGCCCAAAAGTTTACTATCAAGAATTTACTGCTGGAAAACATACGTGATGCAAACTTTCGTTGCACGCACAATGATTag